A single genomic interval of Aedes aegypti strain LVP_AGWG chromosome 1, AaegL5.0 Primary Assembly, whole genome shotgun sequence harbors:
- the LOC5580063 gene encoding zinc finger protein 224, translated as MTEQPSVTRRTYARRVPLCRLCLQEYPKDDLLEIFSRGSDWKKRIFRAAGIKPHRNDAVTRMCTTCRTMIDTIVSFQEICQQTELLMRKSGFHPSGIVAGDRWSKATGLIESLLEVVTQHREAVMQVESGQEVTATSTATIVTEKEIFEVSVAMGEEEYLEEESAGDEEQKEAEAIEQLPVDIKEEEEDEIQDDRDSDYHYEEEQEEESDQEDSEEEQKKPKKNRDRRRLNELKQKYRTEKVMCDTCGELVSQISLEGHLNRHLGVKPFVCEIEGCGRQLYSKYSLQQHRHLHKSIMRYYDCPDCGKRIKGTNCWMRHRKLHTEDPKHECGVCGKKFRRKFGLKLHAVVHTGVALFPCKICGKRFTVKHNLGAHYRTHKRNGTYPAEMQSKEEHQEIYQQTEQNS; from the exons atGACCGAACAACCGTCGGTCACGAGAAGAACTTACGCCCGCCGTGTCCCACTGTGCCGCCTCTGCCTGCAGGAGTACCCGAAAGATGACCTGCTGGAAATATTTTCCCGCGGATCCGACTGGAAGAAGCGAATCTTCCGAGCCGCAGGAATCAAG CCCCACCGGAACGACGCCGTCACCCGGATGTGCACCACCTGCCGGACGATGATCGACACCATCGTAAGCTTCCAGGAAATTTGCCAACAGACGGAACTGTTGATGAGAAAGAGCGGTTTCCATCCCAGTGGCATCGTCGCCGGGGATCGTTGGTCCAAAGCCACGGGGTTGATTGAATCGTTGTTAGAGGTGGTCACCCAACACAGGGAAGCCGTGATGCAAGTGGAATCTGGTCAGGAGGTCACTGCCACAAGCACGGCCACCATCGTAACGGAAAAGGAAATCTTCGAAGTTAGCGTCGCCATGGGCGAAGAAGAGTACTTGGAGGAAGAGAGTGCTGGGGATGAGGAGCAGAAAGAGGCGGAGGCGATTGAACAGCTGCCGGTGGACATTAAAGAAGAGGAAGAGGACGAGATCCAGGACGACCGGGATAGTGATTATCACTATGAGGAAGAGCAAGAGGAGGAGTCAGATCAAGAGGACAGTGAGGAGGAACAGAAGAAGCCAAAAAAGAATCGGGATCGAAGGAGACTCAACGAATTGAAACAAAAGTATAGGACTGAGAAGGTGATGTGCGACACGTGTGGAGAGCTGGTGTCGCAAATCAGTCTCGAGGGGCACCTGAATCGGCATCTGGGCGTTAAGCCGTTCGTGTGCGAAATCGAAGGCTGCGGCAGGCAGCTGTATTCGAAGTATAGCCTGCAGCAGCACAGGCATCTGCACAAGAGCATTATGAGGTATTACGATTGTCCGGATTGTGGCAAACGGATCAAGGGAACGAACTGCTGGATGCGGCACAGGAAATTGCACACCGAGGATCCCAAGCATGAGTGCGGCGTTTGCGGGAAGAAGTTCCGACGGAA ATTCGGGTTGAAGCTGCACGCGGTGGTCCACACGGGAGTGGCACTCTTTCCGTGCAAAATTTGCGGCAAGCGTTTCACGGTGAAGCACAATCTTGGTGCTCACTACAGAACCCATAAGCGGAACGGAACCTATCCGGCGGAGATGCAGTCCAAAGAGGAACATCAGGAGATCTATCAACAGACCGAGCAGAATAGCTAA
- the LOC5580072 gene encoding putative mediator of RNA polymerase II transcription subunit 26 codes for MLDGWYCRSMNEQALQQQQQQQHPHPSQSQRRNSLDGDDLGDRDGGDSSGQEEDSDEDIIPTRRNVDYKAQYNTLKKKLKYLLYENEFFQENLRTSQRRLLKVTRDRSFLLDRLLQYEKTDLTSSESEDTESSDDSSKMEPTPTVGRKRKNDPSTSNNASLVKNPPKRRKPGPKKQIPQHMVLQQQAILQQQRQHQAQIMAQLQAQSQQFHQQHQIVNNHHHHQQQQQQHQEGHLTTEEVERHLQSRAQSMLEVVPEGELPNEMFSQNPSSESNDQMVDTSPSNIGEECLSVDLNMMQQE; via the exons ATGCTGGATGGGTGGTACTGTCGTTCGATGAACGAACAAGCActtcagcaacagcagcagcaacaacatccGCACCCGTCCCAATCGCAGCGGAGGAACTCCCTGGATGGGGACGATTTGGGCGACCGGGATGGAGGGGACAGTTCCGGTCAGGAAGAGGACAGCGACGAGGACATCATCCCGACCAGACGCAACGTCGACTACAAGGCACAGTACAACACGCTCAAGAAGAAGCTGAAATATCTTCTTTAT GAGaacgaattcttccaggaaaatcTACGCACCAGTCAGCGTCGGCTGCTGAAGGTTACCCGGGACCGGTCGTTCCTGCTCGACCGGTTGCTGCAGTACGAAAAAACTGATCTCACATCTTCGGAGAGCGAGGACACCGAATCGTCGGATGATTCCTCCAAAATGGAACCCACTCCAACGGTGGGCCGGAAGCGCAAGAACGACCCATCCACATCAAACAATGCGTCGCTGGTTAAAAATCCACCGAAGCGCAGGAAACCTGGCcccaagaagcaaatcccacaGCACATGGTGCTTCAACAGCAAGCGATTCTGCAACAGCAACGACAACATCAGGCGCAGATTATGGCCCAGCTTCAGGCCCAGTCTCAACAATTCCACCAGCAGCACCAGATCGTGaacaatcatcatcaccatcagcagcaacagcagcagcaccaAGAAGGACACCTGACGACGGAGGAAGTCGAGCGACATCTGCAGTCTCGAGCCCAATCCATGCTGGAGGTGGTCCCCGAGGGAGAACTGCCCAACGAGATGTTCAGCCAGAATCCCTCTAGCGAATCCAACGACCAGATGGTGGACACTTCACCGAGCAACATCGGCGAGGAGTGTCTCTCGGTGGATTTGAACATGATGCAGCAGGAATGA